The following are encoded in a window of Nitrospirota bacterium genomic DNA:
- a CDS encoding GxxExxY protein encodes MTENGIGKIIVDAAIAVHRGLGPGLLEIVYEVALAHELQKQGLSVERQVPIPIEYQGIKFDEGFRADMLVENKVILELKSVESVSKAHKKQVLTYLKLTGRKLGYLLNFGEGLMKDGISRIIHGEIK; translated from the coding sequence ATGACGGAAAATGGAATTGGAAAAATCATCGTGGATGCTGCGATTGCTGTGCATAGAGGGCTTGGTCCTGGGCTTCTGGAAATTGTTTATGAAGTTGCTCTTGCTCATGAACTACAGAAGCAAGGACTGTCTGTAGAGAGACAAGTTCCGATTCCCATAGAATATCAAGGGATTAAGTTTGATGAAGGGTTTAGAGCTGATATGTTGGTGGAAAACAAAGTGATTTTGGAATTGAAATCCGTGGAATCGGTTAGCAAAGCTCATAAAAAGCAAGTGCTGACCTATCTGAAGTTGACAGGACGCAAGCTTGGATATCTATTGAATTTTGGCGAAGGTTTGATGAAGGATGGAATATCGAGAATTATTCATGGAGAGATAAAATAA
- a CDS encoding cytochrome c biogenesis protein ResB, whose amino-acid sequence MEDKKKISIVDRVWDFFSSVKLVIILFIILSLTSIIGTIIEQQAEPEKNIRLLTKIFGEGLAPILYEVFFRLGFMDMYRSWWFVTLLLLFSSNIIICSFERLPKIWRFVNEPMKPVKEDVINNLQTKKELKVKAGLSKAKDVVLNALKSAGFNASESKEEGGAVQFYSQKGRYTRLGVYIVHLSVILILAGAIIGIFFGFKGSLNLPEGEASSVAYSRSGKEIPLGFTIKCNWYDTEYYGMSDMPKEYQSELIIVEGGREVLKKVIEVNTPLTYKGITFYQSSYGMVPNATGEFILRIVPKGRQESILRLRPNEVFEIPGTAIKGRIINFSPAIAQDPSGMLFTYADQMVNPAVGIEFTEGNKPKFTGWILKRYPTTGLLPEGHKVEFIDYWGVEYTGLQVRKDPGVWVVYFGCITITIGLFMAFFMSHKKIWVRLTEDKGHTKVRFGGIANKNKLSFQRDVDKMAARILTAFEGRRTDVRMINNHTETQSHKE is encoded by the coding sequence TTGGAAGATAAAAAAAAGATAAGTATTGTAGATAGGGTTTGGGATTTTTTTTCCTCTGTTAAACTCGTCATCATCCTTTTCATAATTCTTTCCCTCACATCAATAATAGGCACAATAATCGAACAGCAGGCAGAGCCAGAGAAGAATATAAGACTCCTCACAAAAATCTTTGGTGAAGGCTTAGCACCTATCCTCTATGAGGTTTTCTTCAGGCTTGGCTTTATGGATATGTACCGCTCATGGTGGTTTGTGACGCTCCTTTTGCTGTTTTCTTCCAATATTATTATATGCTCCTTTGAGAGGCTGCCAAAGATATGGCGCTTTGTTAATGAGCCTATGAAGCCTGTGAAGGAAGACGTAATTAATAACCTCCAGACAAAAAAAGAGTTAAAAGTAAAGGCAGGGCTTTCTAAGGCAAAAGATGTGGTCTTAAATGCCCTCAAATCAGCAGGGTTTAATGCATCGGAGTCAAAAGAAGAGGGGGGCGCAGTCCAGTTTTATTCACAGAAGGGGAGATACACGCGTTTGGGAGTTTATATTGTCCACCTTAGCGTTATACTTATTTTAGCAGGCGCCATTATTGGCATTTTCTTTGGCTTTAAAGGTTCTTTGAATCTTCCAGAGGGAGAAGCATCAAGTGTAGCATATTCAAGAAGCGGCAAAGAGATACCATTAGGTTTTACTATAAAGTGTAACTGGTATGATACAGAATATTACGGCATGTCAGACATGCCAAAAGAATATCAGAGTGAGCTCATTATAGTTGAAGGCGGACGTGAGGTTCTTAAAAAGGTTATAGAGGTTAACACGCCCCTTACGTATAAAGGCATTACTTTTTATCAATCAAGCTATGGCATGGTTCCCAATGCAACAGGAGAGTTTATCCTGAGGATAGTCCCGAAGGGAAGGCAGGAAAGTATCCTCAGGCTTCGGCCCAACGAAGTCTTTGAAATCCCTGGAACTGCCATAAAAGGGAGGATTATAAATTTCTCGCCTGCCATTGCCCAGGACCCTTCCGGCATGCTATTCACATACGCTGACCAGATGGTTAACCCTGCAGTAGGTATAGAATTCACCGAGGGAAATAAACCAAAATTTACAGGCTGGATACTGAAACGCTATCCGACAACAGGACTCCTTCCTGAAGGGCACAAAGTAGAATTTATTGATTACTGGGGCGTCGAATATACAGGGCTTCAGGTCAGGAAAGACCCAGGTGTATGGGTTGTTTATTTTGGCTGTATTACAATTACCATCGGGCTCTTTATGGCATTCTTTATGAGCCACAAAAAAATATGGGTAAGACTTACAGAAGATAAAGGTCATACAAAAGTAAGATTCGGCGGTATTGCAAATAAAAATAAGTTATCTTTTCAGAGGGATGTAGATAAGATGGCAGCGCGTATCCTGACGGCCTTTGAAGGACGTAGAACGGATGTTAGAATGATAAATAATCACACAGAGACACAGAGCCACAAAGAATAA